One window of the Cryptomeria japonica chromosome 7, Sugi_1.0, whole genome shotgun sequence genome contains the following:
- the LOC131028432 gene encoding coniferyl alcohol acyltransferase: MASVNSLIFKDYELKIVNTDVIVPALPMQQHILPLSNLDLTIPPVSVHVFFCYKNPFPRTFGSAISHLRNSLSRVLVSYYVFAGRLVTDSIGLAKVHCNSKGVLMTQAYAAAPLSTLNLYNPDESVEGKLVPLLSKPSEEDCLPVFAVQVTEFSCGGIVVGCTFDHRIADAYSANMFFTSWAKLSRNDSTVSPNPTFSRSILSPRDSPTCCAEIEKMYVRHTPQESDQKKPHPPCLASRIYRLDVKKIMDLQLNANKDGKNYTKLEVFSAYLWKLLICTQKVQDTLNCKIGIVVDGRPCLREIGVSANYFRNVLILPFAESNAHYVRNKPLCWSAGLIHDAIQSAANEEHFQSLVDLVETTKPTPVLAKIYCRGDEKEPSGPAVLVSSGLRFPLYEVDYGWGKPTFASYHFPWGGEAGYVMPTHSPAGDGSWIVYMHLPLKQLYAIESDPNRILLPIQQVFLAST; this comes from the exons ATGGCTTCTGTTAACTCCCTCATTTTCAAAGATTATGAGCTGAAGATTGTTAACACAGATGTTATAGTGCCTGCTCTTCCAATGCAGCAGCACATCCTTCCTCTGTCAAATCTAGATCTCACTATTCCTCCAGTTTCTGTGCATGTGTTTTTCTGTTATAAAAATCCCTTTCCTAGGACTTTTGGATCAGCAATATCTCATTTGAGAAATTCCCTCTCAAGGGTGTTGGTGTCCTATTATGTCTTTGCAGGAAGATTGGTTACAGATAGTATTGGCCTAGCAAAGGTCCATTGCAATAGCAAGGGAGTTCTCATGACCCAAGCTTATGCTGCAGCTCCTCTTTCTACCCTTAATTTATACAACCCTGACGAGTCTGTTGAGGGGAAGCTTGTTCCTTTACTTTCAAAGCCCTCTGAAGAAGATTGCCTCCCTGTCTTTGCTGTGCAG GTTACAGAGTTTAGCTGTGGAGGTATTGTTGTTGGCTGTACATTTGACCACAGAATTGCAGATGCATACTCTGCGAACATGTTTTTTACAAGTTGGGCAAAGCTTTCTAGAAATGACTCGACTGTATCTCCGAATCCAACCTTTTCACGCTCCATATTGAGCCCTAGAGATTCCCCCACATGTTGTGCTGAAATTGAAAAAATGTATGTGAGGCATACTCCACAAGAATCAGACCAAAAAAAACCTCACCCGCCTTGTTTAGCAAGTAGAATTTACCGTCTAGATGTGAAGAAGATTATGGATCTTCAATTGAATGCAAACAAAGATGgtaaaaattacaccaaattaGAGGTGTTCAGTGCTTACTTATGGAAGCTACTGATATGCACCCAGAAGGTCCAGGACACTTTGAATTGCAAAATAGGAATAGTTGTAGATGGCCGCCCATGCTTAAGGGAGATTGGGGTTTCTGCTAATTACTTTAGGAATGTTTTGATCTTGCCATTTGCTGAATCTAATGCTCATTATGTTAGAAACAAACCGCTTTGTTGGAGTGCAGGGTTAATTCATGATGCCATACAAAGCGCAGCAAATGAGGAGCACTTTCAAAGCTTAGTTGACCTGGTGGAGACTACAAAGCCAACACCTGTGTTAGCCAAGATTTACTGCAGAGGAGATGAAAAGGAGCCATCAGGACCTGCAGTTTTGGTGTCTTCTGGACTGAGGTTTCCTTTGTATGAGGTTGATTATGGATGGGGAAAGCCTACGTTTGCAAGCTACCATTTCCCTTGGGGCGGTGAAGCAGGGTATGTAATGCCAACTCATAGCCCTGCAGGAGACGGTAGCTGGATTGTATACATGCACCTTCCTCTCAAACAGTTATATGCGATCGAATCTGATCCCAATCGCATTCTACTTCCGATTCAACAAGTTTTCTTAGCTTCCACTTAG